TTCAATATCAAAACCAAATCTTTTGATTGCAATATTGTTACATTCTGAACAATATGTATGCTCTAATGGATGACCTGCAACGTTTCCAATATATGCATACTTTAATCCGACTTTCTTTGCAATCTCATAATGTTTTTCTAATGTTTTGACAGGAGTTGATTCAAATTCCATCATTTTGTAATCTGGATGGAAACGTAGAAAGTGGATTGGCATTTCTGGACCAAATTCATCGTAAATGAACTTACACAATTTTTCAGCATATTCTAAACTGTCTCCAACTTCAGGAACAACCAAATCTGTTATTTCTACGTGAATTTTTGTCTTATCACGAATCTCAATTAATGTATCAAAAACAGGTTTTACATCTGGAACTCCAATATACTTTCTAGTAAAACTTGGTTCGGCATTTCCTTTAAAGTCCACCGTAATTGAATCTAGGAATTCACCCATCATTTTTACAGATTCAGGCGTATCATATCCATTTGAAACAAATACGTTGTACAGATCTTTTTTGTGAGCTAATACACCACAATCTCTTGCAAATTCTATGAATATTGATGGCTCATTATACGTATAGGCTATTCCATCTGCCTTGTTGTTAAGCGCAGTTTCAACAACCTGTTCTGGAGTCATATCCACACCTTCAATTTTTCTTCTTTGACTGATGTCATAATTTTGACAATACTTGCAAAGCCAATTACAACCAGTAGTTGCAATGGAAAATACCTTTGAGCCTGGACGAAAGTGTGTAACCGGCTTTTTCTCTATTGGATCAACATGTCCTGCAATTACTTTTCCGTATACAAACAAGTCTAATTTTCCATTCTTATTTCCGCGAATTCCACACAATCCTATTTGCCCCTCTTTCATCTCACAATATCTAGCACATGCTGTACAACGAACCTTGTTATCTGGTAATTTTTCATATAGAATTGCTTCTTTGCCCATCATCAACAATACACGTTTTATGCATATAAGATGAATCCCTTATTCGTAATCCTAAAAGTATAGAAAGTTCATGTAGATACATGAGCAAGCCAGGTAATCTATGGAGAAAAGTCCACGGAAAAATTACTAAAAAACCAACAAATTTCTCATGGTTAATTGAAGAAAAATTAGCAGGTTCTGGAATGCCTACTAGCTATGATGAATTGGAATGGATTCTAAACCAAGGTGTAAAATCCATTGTAACAATGACAGAAAACGCATTACCAGAAAACTGGGTTAAAGAAATTGATTACTTGCATGTTCCAACTCCTGATTTTACCGCTCCAGATATGGAACGTATTGATTTGGCTGTGGATTTTATACATGAACAAATTTCAGAAAATCAATCTGTAATGGTTCATTGTGCTGCTGGTATGGGGAGAGCAGGAACTATTCTTGCATGTTATTTGGTAAAATATCAAAACTTTTCAGCACAAGATGCAATTACAAAAGTAAGAGAAGAAAGACCCGGTTCAATTCAGTCAGAAGTGCAAGAATTAGCTATTGGGTTTTATGAAAAACATGTGGGAAGCTGAAACTCAGATAAATTCTGAAACTAGTTTTCCATCTACTATTTTGATCTTTAGTGTTTTATTTTCTTGAAATACTAAAGTCAAACCGCCTTCAGAATTAGGATCTTCAACTTTTACAAGTTCTAACATTTTGATCTGATCAAATTTTCCCATTCATTTTCACCTATTCTGGAATTGAAACTGTTTCTATTTTTCCGTCAGCTACCTTGATGAACAAAAACCTATTATCTTTAAAGATAAAAGTGATCCCACCTTCTTTGTCAGGTTCTTCGACTTCAAGTATTGGTTGACCTAATAGACCATCGTATTTTGCCATGCTGATTATCTAAAAAAGTTCCTTATATCCCTAATTGATTGTAATTTCAATCTCTTTGGAATTATTCTTGATGTTTCCTGGTTCTGTATATTCATGTTTTTGCCAAGATGCAAATACCTCAGCTGAAACCTTATGTTTGCCTTTTCCTAACTCTGATGCTTTACATGTGATTTTTTCACTAAAATCAAACAATTCCTGTCTAACTTCTTCTTCTGAAAGTCTGATGAATGGCTCAAAATTTTTGGCTACCTGAACCCAAATTCGCCTATCTTTCATTGGGTTTACCAATTTTGGATTCCGTGTCCAAAAAATAGATGCTTTTCTATACGTATCAATAGTTTTTCCAACTTCTTTTTTCCTAAAACCTCCTGATGTGAGTTTTATTCCGTATTTTAGCTTAAACGAAACATCATTTTTGTTATATGCATTAGTCCAATTTGTCTCATTAAAAGAATCTCTGAGATCTCCTTCTATTGAAAAATTGACTGTGATTTCTACAGTATCATCCATAGAATATTCATCCTTATTTTTTACCAGTTCTATGCTGGAAATCTTGCTTTCTGCCATGACTGCTCATAATGATTTATATCCACAATAAGTGCTTTTTCCGAATACATGCAAGCTCAAGTAATTAGTTCAGAACCAAAAGAAATTAGTCTTTCAATAAAGGAGACTGATATTGGAATCCTTTACATTATTCAGCATGAGCTTCTTAAGGAATCAAATATTGATTTTGCTGGTGTTATTGTTAAACACCCATTGACAAATGAATGCTGGATGCGAATTAGCTCGAGTACTAAACCTCTGGGTGAGATCAAAAAGGCAACAGATTCAGCAATAAAAATGGCAGATGAGTTTAAACAATTATTTAATTCCAAAATTCAGGTAAAATAGATGAAGTTTTGCCCTAACTGTGAGGTCAAATTAAAAAAAAGTGATTCTGGACTTCAATGCCCTAAATGTGATTATGTTGAAGGCGGAATATCTAAAAAAACTAAAAAGGTTATCGAAGAAACAGAATCTGAATTTAATGTATTAGCAGAAAATGAAGGAGAAGAAGCACTACCAACAATTAAAATTGAATGTGAAAAATGTGGAAACGATGAAGCAGTATGGTGGATGTTGCAAACTAGAAGTGCAGATGAACCTACAACCCAATTCTATAGATGTACAAAATGTAGATACACATGGCGTAACTACGCATAACGTTTAACTGGAACATTAAGTTCAACAGTATTAGCTTGACTTTCGAAGCAAAAACTAGTGGTTCTGATGATCTTAAAGCTATCATTTCGGCAATATCAACATTAGTTGAAGAAGCTACTTTTGTTGCAACTGCAGAAGGAATTACTTTTAGAGGAATGGATCCGTCTCATGTTGCATTAATAGATATATCATGGCCAAATTCAGCATTTGAAAAATATGAATGTGATAGTGATATCAAATTTGGAGTTAGAATTGA
Above is a window of Nitrosopumilus sp. K4 DNA encoding:
- a CDS encoding dual specificity protein phosphatase 23, which gives rise to MSKPGNLWRKVHGKITKKPTNFSWLIEEKLAGSGMPTSYDELEWILNQGVKSIVTMTENALPENWVKEIDYLHVPTPDFTAPDMERIDLAVDFIHEQISENQSVMVHCAAGMGRAGTILACYLVKYQNFSAQDAITKVREERPGSIQSEVQELAIGFYEKHVGS
- the amrS gene encoding AmmeMemoRadiSam system radical SAM enzyme; this translates as MGKEAILYEKLPDNKVRCTACARYCEMKEGQIGLCGIRGNKNGKLDLFVYGKVIAGHVDPIEKKPVTHFRPGSKVFSIATTGCNWLCKYCQNYDISQRRKIEGVDMTPEQVVETALNNKADGIAYTYNEPSIFIEFARDCGVLAHKKDLYNVFVSNGYDTPESVKMMGEFLDSITVDFKGNAEPSFTRKYIGVPDVKPVFDTLIEIRDKTKIHVEITDLVVPEVGDSLEYAEKLCKFIYDEFGPEMPIHFLRFHPDYKMMEFESTPVKTLEKHYEIAKKVGLKYAYIGNVAGHPLEHTYCSECNNIAIKRFGFDIEEYNLDEDNKCKSCGNQIPIIGKLSKNYKRNRFHYAS
- a CDS encoding RpoL/Rpb11 RNA polymerase subunit family protein; translation: MQAQVISSEPKEISLSIKETDIGILYIIQHELLKESNIDFAGVIVKHPLTNECWMRISSSTKPLGEIKKATDSAIKMADEFKQLFNSKIQVK
- a CDS encoding transcription factor S, which encodes MKFCPNCEVKLKKSDSGLQCPKCDYVEGGISKKTKKVIEETESEFNVLAENEGEEALPTIKIECEKCGNDEAVWWMLQTRSADEPTTQFYRCTKCRYTWRNYA